One Salvia miltiorrhiza cultivar Shanhuang (shh) chromosome 6, IMPLAD_Smil_shh, whole genome shotgun sequence genomic window, AAcacttacaaaaataaaataaataaataaactcactccaaattataattattttaaatggccTAAAAAGTTAGTAGTGttctattttatcaaaaatgtcATAAATTATTCTTTTAGACCAACCGCAAAAATGTCATGaatgattgaaaatatcattttaAGTTATAAACTATATACGTATTATATTGATTAAACAATTAAGATGTTTCCAatatttattttagaaaatgacTCTCTCCACAGGCACACACACATTTGTTAGGTCGTTTTATcttgtaaaaattaattataattttatattgacATTTGATCAATCACATCACATCACATGATATTCTAGAACCTGAAAATTCCCAAaatcattttaattaattaacatagtTCAATTCATTACTTGAATAGATATAATTGATGCTATTTTTGTTACTACTTACTCCAGTTTAATCTCCACGGTTAATTATCTCTAGTTCTTTCGGGTTTTTTTTTGGCTGCTCTACATGTTAGGATTAGAAAGAGAAGTTTGATCAACTTTTGATGGTAATATATTCTATTCAAAATTATAACCAAGAAATGTAAGTGGAAAGGAAAAGGCCGAAGAGAAATTAATTGCGACATATTTGACAactatttacatatatatattaatggtGTGGCGACAcatcttttttctttataaGCTTATCCATTCATATTTGATGAAGTTGTAGTGAATGGCAATCCATATTTGAAGGTGAAAACTTGTAAATCCAGAAAATTCTCAACCTCGACAATAATCTgtgagggaaaaaaaaaagaaaaactaaataTGGAAGGGAAAAATTGTTGGATGTGGTATAATTCAAAATCTATAAAAGAAACATTGGTCTGGACAGAAAACGGCGTCTTCATTGAGCTCATTTCTTGGCAGTGCATGGGGGCACCCAGTTATTGCTTAGCAATCACAAAGCAATAAGGAAAGAGATAACTAGAGACTTAATCTCATTATCTCTTTccacttgaaaaaaaaaaaaaaaaagcctatCATGGCTCCCGACATTTCCTTAGAAGATATAAGAAATGAAACAGCCGATCTTGTAAGTGTTTATTTGCATTTGCATGCATGCAAATTGCAATTGGTTTGAAGAAGGATagaatatatgtatataatgtTGATGATTGATGGTTGTTGAATAACAGGAGAAGATCCCCGTTGAGGAAGTGTTCACAGCGTTGAAATGTACAAAGGAGGGATTGAGCTCAGCCGAAGGAGAAAAACGGCTCCATATATTCGGGCCGAATAAGTTGGAGGAGAAGAAGGATAGCAAGTTTCTTAAATTCTTAGGCTTCATGTGGAATCCTCTTTCTTGGGTCATGGAGATTGCTGCTATCATGGCTATTGCTTTGGCCAATGGAGGCGTAAGATTCATCATAATTACTTGAAGCcttaataattaatatgttataattaattaaaaatggaATAATGGGTGCATATATGCAGGGGAAGCCTCCGGATTGGCAGGACTTCGTTGGCATTATGGTGTTGCTGGTGATCAACTCCACCATTAGTTTCATCGAGGAAAACAATGCAGGAAATGCTGCTTCTGCTCTCATGGCTGGGCTTGCTCCCAAATGCAAGGTTCTGAGAGATGGTAAGTGGTGCGAGCACGACGCGTCCATCCTTGTCCCGGGCGACTTGATCAGTGTGAAGCTCGGCGACATTGTTCCGGCCGATGCTCGTCTCTTGGACGGCGATCCTCTCAAGATCGACCAATCCGCCCTCACCGGCGAGTCCCTCCCCGTCACCAGGCACCCCGGCGACGAGGTCTTCTCCGGCTCCACCTGCAAGCAGGGCGAGATCGAGGCCGTCGTCATCGCCACCGGGGTCCACACCTTCTTCGGCAAGGCGGCTCATCTCGTTGATAGCACCAACAACGTGGGACACTTCCAGCAGGTGCTGACTGCCATCGGCAACTTCTGCATCTGCTCCATCGCGGTGGGGATGGTGATCGAGATCATCGTAATGTACCCGATCCAGCAGAGGAGGTACAGGGACGGGATCGACAACCTGCTGGTGCTGCTGATCGGGGGGATCCCGATCGCCATGCCGACGGTGCTGTCGGTGACGATGGCCATCGGGTCCCACAGGCTGTCGGAGCAAGGGGCCATCACGAAGAGGATGACGGCCATTGAGGAGATGGCCGGGATGGATGTGCTCTGCAGCGACAAGACGGGAACGCTGACGCTCAACAAGCTCACCGTTGATAAGGCTCTGATCGAGGTGTTCCCCGACAACATGGATGCGGAGGCGCTGATGCTGCACGCCGCCCGGGCTTCGAGGGTCGAGAACCAGGACGCCATTGATGCTTCCATTGTAAACATGCTTGCGGATCCTAAGGAGGCGAGAGCGGGGATCACGGAGGTGCATTTCCTGCCCTTCAATCCCGTCGAAAAGCGCACTGCCATCACCTATTATGACTCCAATGGAGACTGGCACAGATCCAGCAAGGGAGCTCCCGAGCAAGTAATTAATCATCTTTAATTTCCAGTTAAATGCATGCATGAGTATGTATGACCTAGTTAAGTAACCATGTCCCTTTTCAATTTTGTTAGATCATTGAGCTCTGTGGCCTCAAAGGGGAAGCCTTGAAGAAGGCACACCGGATCATCGACAACTTCGCAAACCGCGGCCTTCGAGCTCTTGGCGTTGCATGGCAGGTGAGcgatgcatatatatatatggttagattctattgagaaattaaatattttccgAAATTGAGAATCGTTGAACAGaataataattttgatgaacaagcAGGATTAGAATTCTAGAGTGttcaacatattaaataaatacatctGTTCAACATTTTTCAATTTCGCAAAACATCTAATTTTTCAATAGAAcatttctctctatatatatataagagaaattaaaagaaaagtaGGATAAGTGACAGTATGTGTATGATGTTTCAGACAATCTCGGAGAAATCGAAAGAGAGCGCCGGCGAGGCATGGGAATTTGTGGGACTGCTGCCTTTGTTTGATCCTCCGAGGCACGACAGTGCAGAGACGATCAAGCGAGCTTTGGAGCTGGGCGTGAACGTGAAGATGATCACCGGTGATCAGCTGGCCATCGGTAAAGAAACCGGGCGGAGGCTAGGCATGGGCACCAACATGTATCCATCTTCCTCACTTCTTGGACAGAGCAAAGATGAGTCCATTGCTTCTATCCCAGTTGAGGAACTCATCGAGAAAGCCGACGGCTTCGCCGGAGTTTTCCCAGGCAACAATCttcaaacatatatatatatatatatattatcgaAAACCAATTAAGTAGAGCTTCTTAACTTGTTGATGATGCGCAGAGCACAAATACGAGATTGTGAAGAAACTGCAAGAGAGAAAGCACATCTGCGGCATGACCGGAGACGGCGTGAACGATGCTCCGGCGCTGAAGAAGGCCGACATCGGCATTGCCGTTGCGGATGCGACGGACGCGGCGAGGAGCGCGTCGGACATAGTCCTGACGGAGCCGGGGCTGAGCGTGATCGTGAGCGCGGTGCTGACGAGCCGCGCCATCTTCCAGAGGATGAAGAACTACACCATATACGCAGTGTCGATCACGATCCGCATCGTGATGGGTTTCATGCTGATTGCCCTGATCTGGAAGTTCGACTTCTCGCCGTTCATGGTTCTCATCATCGCCATCCTCAACGACGGGACCATCATGACCATCGccaaggacaaagtgaagccATCTCCCATGCCGGACTCCTGGAAGCTCAACGAGATCTTCGCCACCGGCATTGTTCTTGGGACTTACATGGCTCTCGTCACCGTCATCTTCTTCTACCTCGCATCTGATACTGACTATCTCTCTGTAAGTCAAAGATACATAGCCGTGATTTGCTAAGCTAAGGAATTGATATTTTTGTTGGTTTGGTTTCAGGTGGATTTTCAAAGTGAAATCTCTGAGGAAAAGTCCAGATGAGCTTACAGCTGCACTGTATCTTCAAGTGAGCATCATCAGTCAAGCACTCATCTTCGTCACGAGGTCACGTAGCTGGTCTTTTGTGGAACGCCCAGGTCTCCTCCTAGTTTTTGCTTTCCTCGCAGCACAGCTGGTGAGTTTGTATTTCTTGCTGCAACAAAATTTGTCATTGCTCTCACTCAATCAAACTGCTATGACTCCATCATCCTGTGATTTTCTTATTGCAGGTGGCGACGGTGATTGCTGTTTATGCCGACTGGGAATTCGCCAGAATCAAAGGCATTGGATGGGGGTGGGCTGGAGTGATCTGGATCTACAGCATTGTCACTTATTTCCCACTCGACATCCTCAAATTCCTCATTCGCCTTGCCTTGTCTGGTAAAGCTTGGGATTCCATGATCCAGAATAAGGTAATTAATGAAATTGTGTCTACTTTTTCTCTCGATTTCCCTGCAACGATTCTTGATCGTGTTCATGTCATGTCGAAATAGACCGCTTTCACTACCAAGAAGGACTACGGGaggggggagagagaggcgCAATGGGCCGTGGCTCAACGTAGCCTCCATGGCTTGTCCACTGCACCGGAGTTCTACGACAAAGATAACTCCGAGCTATCTGTTATCGCGGAGCAGGCAAGAAGAAGAGCTGAAGTTGCAAGGTGCTTTCCTTCAAGTTTTCTTTTTTGTTCAAAACACCtgatttcttcattttattgAATCCTAAATTCTCTTTCTTGTTTTCAGGCTGAGGGAAATCCACACACTTAAGGGACATGTTGAATCAATGGTGAAGCTCAAGGGATTGGATATCGAAACTATCCAGCAACACTACACTGTGTGAAGAGTGAGCATGAACTGATTCAGATCTGAGGCGTGGGAGAATCGATGGATCGGATTGTTGACAATTGAAGAAGCACGATATACATATAGACAGACACACTTCTCCACTGATATTCATCTGTTTCTTTCGTTTGATGAGATGATAAATAATTGGATATGTTTGGATGAATGTCTGAAATATATGAAAAATCATTTATAATACATGTTTCACTGCTTCTCTCTCTACCTTTTACCTTTTCACTATGTGCTTTCTTTATTTGTTTTAGCTTATTATGCACGAATCCTGCACATTCTTTGCACGGATACGTACATTCTGTGCACACTTCTGCTACAACTATAAATGAGAACATATACAACATCGCATCATTCCGTAATTGTATTAAATTATCGAATTATATAGAAAATTTCTATTtgaaaaaagaagaataaaGATGCTATAATATATACACCTTAATTCTCGACAGCTATCGCATGTGCCCTTCATGTTTAAGGTACCACAGAGCCCCTTCTGCTGCGTTCTCAGCAGCGTCTTTCTTTTTTAACCGCGGTTCTCCAATAAACTTGAACTCCTCGTTCTGCTTTCCCGCGATTTGCATCTGGACCTTGTACACAAACCTGAAACATAGTGCATGAGTTCTACTTTTCTAAaacttgtatttatttattttttctcaaacaaaaatatgagaagaaaataataataagaaagcTGAAAGATCAAAGTCATGAAGGAATATAACTGAGTAAGCAGATAACTTACTGTTTTGAATGGTGCGGTCCTGTTTCTTTCAAACAATCAAACACAGGCGGCTTCCAGTGTTTCGCGGTACATATGTTGTTGAGACAAGACCTCGCGTTTGCAGAGGAAGTAGCACCTGAAATATTACTATATGAGTACAGGTATGAAAAACATGctataaaaaaaaactatcaaAAGTCGCTTAAAACAGTACCTGTTTTGTGCAGATCAGCAGAATCTGAGGCATTATATACAGGGATACCTGGAGAATCCCTGCCACAGCCATTTTCTTGAACGCTGGGTTCCAGAAGAAGGTCCAGTGGAAGAGGCTTTCCGTATTGCTGCACTTCCACCAACTTAGGTATTGAAGGAACTTCATTGTATCCAATCAACATTGCTTCCAGCCTTCTACTTTCTCTAAGCACATCTTTTAGAGATTTAGACTTGGAGCTGTAACCAAGCGCCTGAACAACCAGTGtctattaaaataagaaaaagagaaggaaaatGCTCACATGCATTACTAGTTCCTCAACATGGAAAACATGTTTCCTCTACAATCACCAAAAACAGTTTCCAAAACCAATTCTGATCATCTATCATAAACCGCACTTCATTTCTCATTTCATCGCACTTGTGCATGTTTTGTGCATAACTATATCATTATTGTGCATTCTACTGGAAAGCAAAATTCCATATTAGAAGGCTGCTTCATGTAACTAGAAGCAGAAAGACACTATAAACAAATTAATGACAGTGGATTAAGTAAGAATTTTACCTTCAAATGTTCATCTAATTGTCTTGAAGCAATTTTCTTCGCAGTTTTTCCACTTACATTGGATGCACAAGCAGTTTCAGAAACTTCAGCACTGTCAACTTTAGCTTCAACCACGAATTCACCATCTTTCTTCACTTTAGAGAACTGCAAATCCCAGTTATAGGATTGGCAAAGTTCTTTAAGTTCCCTAAGGGGGTTAAACTGCATCTTGGAAGTGTTAACAACAGGATCAAGGAGGGACAGCACAATCTTCCACAAATAGTTCAAATCAAACCCTGTGTCAAGAAATAGGGCACCCATACAGGACTCCACCAAGTCACCAAGAACCTGAATGGTTTTGGCAAACTGCAAGTTAGTATGCATTGCTGCTACAACATGAGAAGTTTTAACAACAATTAATTACACAATCAAACCCTTTTAAACCATTAACAGTAACATGGAATAATTGTACAGAAAGAAATGGAATAATAAGTACGGTAGCACCGTAGCAGTTTGGAATCTATTTGATTAGTTTGATGAAACCTGGCCCCCAAAGGAAATGGAATCAAAGATTGTGGCATCTATGGATTCTCATTATATGGTTGTCAAATACTTTGAAGTTTGAATGTAATTATAAGCAGTAAAAcatcttatattttttttcaaagagCTTTAAAGGTCACCCAAGCATCCTCTTAGTTGAAGATATCAGAACGATATGTTCTTATCAGAGTACAAATATAGATTACTTTACATATAAGATGCAGAAAGATTACCTTTGGGAAAGTTCTCTCTTCTATATGCTCTGTCTCAGATGCTGAATTCCCAATTTCATTAACAAATTTAGTCATTGATTCACGGAGAGCACTAGAGTCACATATAACAAATTTGTGCATGGACCAGCGGCCTGCTACGTCAGCAAAGGAAAGGTTGCTCACTGACATAGATCTCAAATCAGTTAACTGGCCTGGTTTCAATTCTGGATATGTTGAATACAGGTATGAAGTGACCACATAATCCAATACAGCATCGCCAAGATATTCAAGTCTCTGATACCAAAAAGGTAAATATGTCTTGGAAAGAGAAGTTGGATATTAAGTAAATTTAACATTGGTGTAAAAATGAATCCATACCTGATAGCAACCTCCAAAATTGTTGAAAGACGGATGGACAAAAGCCTGAATGAGCAGACCTTTGTGGGTAAACTCATGTCCCAAAAATTTTTCTACTGCACTAACGTCCAGCATATTGGCAAGAGGCAGAAACGCCCTACTCATGGAGCAGATTGTATCCAATTGTGAATGTGAAAAATCTACTTGTATCCCCATCCAATTAAGAAATGCAATTGCTGCCTTGAAGCCACTGTCAACTATAAAAGCTCCAGTGAGTGACTCAACAACATCTGCAATCGTCTTCTTATGCAACCAGTGATGGGATTTGCTGCACCTAACTTCGAACTTTGCCCCATTTTTCTTGACAATAAATTGAGGGTGTATACTTTCCTCAGTCTCCTCATTGCAAGTTAGTGGACAAGGACGACCAAATGCAAAGAATTTGCAAGGCTCAAGTGTTTGATCACGTATATATACCTGGGACACATATTTTTGCACAAAATAAAACATTTCAGCATCAGAATAACACAGAAACATCATTCCTCAGATAATTTTCAATCATCATCAAATGTGCAGCCTGGATCCATGAAATATTTCCAAGTTAAGCAATTATAAGAAGAAAATGAAATCATGAATAACttagttttgtttttgtttgatcCAGCTTTTGATCTAAAACTGGAGCAGTTTAAACTCAATGAGGAATAAGCTAAATGCTTGAATCCAATAGGAAACATGAATAAGTGTTTTGATACATACCTTGAGAAGTAGTGTCAAATTATTAACTTACTAGGAAATGTGCATCAAATGGTAATATTGCAttcatttatttcataaaaaatgTAGTAGTATTAACAGGAATTCTTATGTAAACATAGAAACTCTAATGGAATTAAAATGTTTAGGAAAGAGAATCCAATGCTAATATCTGGCAAAACCAAATACACAACTTCTAGTGACAGTTGTGCACAGCTATTTAAATGTCATGTCGCAGAtagttacttttattcataatgGGGTTGCCAAGATTTAGTCATAGTGAGGGTTTCTTTTTTGCAGCTAGTCATGCTGTTTAAAAGGCCAAGCCTAtgaggattcagacaagggatcAGATTTATTACTTGCTTCATTTTTTCActtcattcacaacaatgttCAGAAATTGCTAGGTGCTAGTCAGGCAGCCAAAGGATGCTAGCACTTAGCCTGAGAAGGCAGCACATTTTATAtgtatagataaatatatttttatggaaATTTAACAAAATTGTAGGCATAGCCTAGTGGTATTTTCCGCATCTTCAACCTAGAAGTGCAACGATCGAGTATTGTTGGTCGCAAAACATAattgcattttctttttctttttatcctTTTCACCCACGTCGATTATGACTATTAAGGAAGTCAGTTCATCCCAAAATCGATGAGTTGACCCGAatcgagaaaaaaaaagagttagaatttgaaaaaacatataaCCGAAAATGACTTCAAGCTTTTCAGGCTGGACCGGTTCAACTACTAGCTTTTCAAGCTAGGAGGCTTCaatgttttggtcataactttctttCAAAACTTCAATTCACAACTGGAAAGTTAATGCAATTATCTTTTCAACCATATATTACTCATCCACATATTCTAAGTATTGCAAGAGTCGTGCACGTTTAAAATTACAGGCACAAGTAGATGAGCCATATTTAAGGATGTTATGTTTCCACTTTCTACATACATTCATGAATACAGATTATGCCTATAAATGGTTAGTTATGTAGAGAAACTCATATTTGACTATTTGATTATTTGATATTGAAGACTTGAAGTTTGATAATAATAGTAGTTTAACACTTTGTTCCTACTTCAAAGTTGAATATGGCAATTTTTTGGTTCATTTCCTCCTTTCTCGTCAACTATACTTTATAAAgtatacaaattttaaattacattCATTTTTGTTACCTATATATGACGTGGAAACAGGTTAATTATGATTAGTTGTCTGTATGGGGATAATATGGCAAATTCCTTTCTGAGTCCTGGACCAAAACTAAGCAGATTGGGATGATTGATGAGTATGTGTGCACCTTTATGGCTCATGTGGTGCATGTTGTTGAGCTTTCTGATTTTCACTAATGCAATAGATGCAAGAAATCGTTGTTGGAAAGGATGATAACGAATAGATCTTACAGATCATGGTTGACTTAGAATGGTCTTCCATATAACAACTCAAGGCTGTTTCAAGGGCTTAGCAATAAGAATCTCTTGACTTGGAGGATTACCAATGAaggaaaataaaatcaattaattgataaGATTATTTATAGTTACTATTCAATTAGCTTATTCTAGGGGGATATTACATTCTTGTTGTCCACGAGTAAAAAAAGCTGGTTGACGTAGGAATAATGGAGGAAATTCGTGAATAATTTAGCTTACAAAGGGCTGGCCTTCTAATATGATAGTATTACCCGGTATCTCTTTGTATCTTTCTAAGTCCTATTCAATAAACAACCTTATATTTCCCCTACTTCTATTATGAAAGACAGCCTAGAATGCCCTGTTCCCTAGGCACACTTATTGAATTTTCAACACATGATGTAAAGGTCAAACAATATCACATACGTTAGTTACCAGAACATACACATAAGTGGAAAGTATTTGAATTAAATCAATGCATTGTTCCTCCGCTTAGTTGTGAGGCTCATTGTAAATGAAGTATATAATCTTTATAGATGGAAGGTATCCAAACAATTGTTTGTGGTGTTTCCTATCGAAAATAAATGGAAACATCAATGTAAAAGGACATTGACTTCAGGTATGAAGTGACATTTGTGGAAATGGTTGTCGCAGAATAAGTCAAAAAATTTGCAACTCGGACAAAAAAGAACGAAAAAAAGATATACAGCAATTACCTGTAAATTTTTCAGCTTTGCCAGCTTGAGTAAATTATGATTGTTAGTTAGTTTTGACCGCTTTCTTGTTAGCTGTCCCTCATCTAGAGCATCATGCTTAAGAAAAAGATATCTACCCACTGCAAACTTGAGAAATGCATCACCAAGTATTTCAAGCCTTTCGAGAGAAAAGTTCTCACTACATCCTTCAGTCGTAATTGCTTCAAGAATCTGCATCcaattttaaataaatggtTAACAACTCCTTAACTATCAAAAAACAGGATAAACTGCAACGTTAGACCTTGATGGTGGACAAAGGAGATCTGAAGTTACTGAACTTTGAAAATCCATACATACTAATTCTAAGATAGCACTTACTCTATTAGTAGTTACTTCTGCCCCCTCAGGGAATGAAGCACTTAACTTGTCCTTCAGTTCAACGGCCACAAGGAAGCTTTCAAGTCGGTGCATGATTGATGGTAACAGGGACAATGAGCTTCCGATATCTTTAGAAAAACCAACAATTTTCAATTCACAAAGCTCCGGAGGTAAGTCGACAAAGTATTCCTCTTTTTCTCGCCATTCTCCTGAAGTACAAATATTGATAAGTGATCTAATTGTCTAATTTATAATGAGAAGATAAAAAACTAATCCAAACATCAGCAAGCCCCAACAGAAGAAGTATTCAATTACacagaaaaaggaaataaatatgatatttgatAAATAATATAGCACATAATGCTAAGCAACAGATTTGGATATATTAACCAAATGGTTAGCACATACGTATATACGAAGGTTCTGGGCAAATACACGCAGCACATGAACAAAAGAGATGTACAAGGACCCTATCTCTCTATGCAGGCTAATAAAGTGAAGAATGCTGAGCAAGAAGGAAATTGTTGATGTGGCTTCCTGGAATGCATTAAATACTGTACTAGCTTATGAGATTACAAGTTCCCTATCTCGTTATTCAGTTTCTACCCCATGAATCGTGTAAGTAAAAAATATACCTGATTGATTTTTCTTCCTCAGCAAATTTTTCAAGAGAAAAAGTGGTTTCGCTTGCAAAAGAGGTTGATGTGGATACTTTAGATCAATATCATACCTATAAACAAAATTAACTATTACAAAGAGCTGAAAATGAAATCACAACCCCATAATGCTCTCGTATCATGACTAAGTCATGTAATAGGTATAAATTAACTCAGACATATTGTATCCCAAAACTCAGTCTTGGAACTTGCAGGTGCAACCGTGCAAGTAAGTTACAAGAGATCAAGCCATATTGAGGAATAAGCCGTTAGCATAGCCTTAAACACTAACAGTATAAGGCATGGAAACTCAATGCATGCAGGCAGGTAAAGACTTCGACCAACTAACTAGAAAATAATACCAAAGTTACATTGCCAAAGGCCATTTGAGTTCCTGATTCAAGTAACTAAGAAACTGAAGATCACGGCTTGCTGCCTAAGTTGATAAAAGGAAAGGAAGTTATTGGCTTTATGTGGAAAAGATTGGAAATGACAATTAGTTATCTAATAGAAACAGTAGTTGGAGAACTTACAACTCGGAGTAGTGCTCCACATGACTTGATGAATCATTATATGAGTCATGCGCATTTCTCTCTGTCAAGATATCTGAAACAAAGAAAAATGTGTCTTTGCATGGCAGATATACCAAACTATTCAATGTAGAATTGAAACTTGTGCAGCCATTGGCAAGATGCAAGTAACCCGTTACTTGACAGATATCATCTTCCACATCACTGCTCGTGTGTTTGAAAATCAGTGAAGACAAACATCTACTTATTAGTGTCCAGTCTACAGAAAATCTGTCATGGTCGTGCTCCACAACAGGAAGCAATAGGTAGAAGGTCGACAAGTTAGACTTGCAGACACTATTATCTTCTAGAGACACATATTCTGCTCTGAATTCATGCCGGTCAACAAGAACCTTGAGAAATAGCTTCTGGAATGTCTCTGCTAATGCAATCTGTTGAGTTCATATATCAGATTCTGAATACAGATAATTGCTGAACTATTTTGGATATAAAATAAAAGACTTCACCTCAGCTTTATCAAATGTAGAAGCTCCAGAAGGAATAAGTTGTGTCTTCACCATTCTACCATTTGCCAAACAAAGATCAAGGCTCAAATTACCAGCCTCTTCTGGCAGTGACTCTTTCACAAAAAGACCAAACTTTCTGTATGTCCTATCTGCCGGAATAGGATTAAATTTCATGTAATAGCAACTAAAAGTACAGAAATCATCCACTTCTGTCCATGGTACTCTGAGTGCAGCAGGAACAAGCATCTGATGGAGTTCAAATCGTGATTCAACATCTGCAATAAGTTTGAAATTTTGCTATA contains:
- the LOC130988127 gene encoding LOW QUALITY PROTEIN: dicer-like protein 4 (The sequence of the model RefSeq protein was modified relative to this genomic sequence to represent the inferred CDS: deleted 1 base in 1 codon), with product MEIGGEKIDFAEKEVVDQLSALSLCGAEEQKKSLQQEKDPRRVARKYQTELCKRALEENIIVYLGTGAGKTHIAVLLMYEMAHLFKSPQKSVCIFLAPTTALIHQQAKVIEKSVDFKVGIYCGRTTRARSHEDWEKQIEEYEVLVMTPELMLHYLAHCFIKMEQIALLIFDECHHAQLDCDHQYAQIMKIFYKVDLVKCPRIFGMTASPKLGKGGSIDGLEAIMHSKVCTFEDENEVEQFVTSPKAIAYEYGSTEKSFLCPYMIYTTKLEEIKDKCMLTLGDTKVDQSTRKLLQKLHSDLIFFLRNLGIWGALQATYFAIAGDNNETAELVEPQISCSDDYDIRKNYLHEVSSILASDCTRGGLEADITCIEVLEEPFFSEKILRLIEILSRFRLQPSMNCIIFVSRIATARSLSRILQNIKVLSSWKCDFLVGVRSGHMSQKHMDIILEKFHSGQLNLLVATKVGEEGLDIHTCSLVIRFDLPETLASFIQSRGRARMPQSEYAFLVDRSNLKEVKLIQQFVKEEALMNLEISCRQSRLQITNFKERTYKVDVTGATISSVMSVPLLHRYCSSLPRDEYFNPKPRFFYHDHPDGNICSLVLPANAPFRQIGSTPQPSKEAAKRDACLKACQALHEVGALTDYLLPEQDVNYEDLDLSDSDNEEDVESRFELHQMLVPAALRVPWTEVDDFCTFSCYYMKFNPIPADRTYRKFGLFVKESLPEEAGNLSLDLCLANGRMVKTQLIPSGASTFDKAEIALAETFQKLFLKVLVDRHEFRAEYVSLEDNSVCKSNLSTFYLLLPVVEHDHDRFSVDWTLISRCLSSLIFKHTSSDVEDDICQVTGYLHLANGCTSFNSTLNSLVYLPCKDTFFFVSDILTERNAHDSYNDSSSHVEHYSELYDIDLKYPHQPLLQAKPLFLLKNLLRKKNQSGEWREKEEYFVDLPPELCELKIVGFSKDIGSSLSLLPSIMHRLESFLVAVELKDKLSASFPEGAEVTTNRILEAITTEGCSENFSLERLEILGDAFLKFAVGRYLFLKHDALDEGQLTRKRSKLTNNHNLLKLAKLKNLQVYIRDQTLEPCKFFAFGRPCPLTCNEETEESIHPQFIVKKNGAKFEVRCSKSHHWLHKKTIADVVESLTGAFIVDSGFKAAIAFLNWMGIQVDFSHSQLDTICSMSRAFLPLANMLDVSAVEKFLGHEFTHKGLLIQAFVHPSFNNFGGCYQRLEYLGDAVLDYVVTSYLYSTYPELKPGQLTDLRSMSVSNLSFADVAGRWSMHKFVICDSSALRESMTKFVNEIGNSASETEHIEERTFPKVLGDLVESCMGALFLDTGFDLNYLWKIVLSLLDPVVNTSKMQFNPLRELKELCQSYNWDLQFSKVKKDGEFVVEAKVDSAEVSETACASNVSGKTAKKIASRQLDEHLKALGYSSKSKSLKDVLRESRRLEAMLIGYNEVPSIPKLVEVQQYGKPLPLDLLLEPSVQENGCGRDSPGIPVYNASDSADLHKTGATSSANARSCLNNICTAKHWKPPVFDCLKETGPHHSKQFVYKVQMQIAGKQNEEFKFIGEPRLKKKDAAENAAEGALWYLKHEGHMR
- the LOC130988128 gene encoding ATPase 8, plasma membrane-type translates to MAPDISLEDIRNETADLEKIPVEEVFTALKCTKEGLSSAEGEKRLHIFGPNKLEEKKDSKFLKFLGFMWNPLSWVMEIAAIMAIALANGGGKPPDWQDFVGIMVLLVINSTISFIEENNAGNAASALMAGLAPKCKVLRDGKWCEHDASILVPGDLISVKLGDIVPADARLLDGDPLKIDQSALTGESLPVTRHPGDEVFSGSTCKQGEIEAVVIATGVHTFFGKAAHLVDSTNNVGHFQQVLTAIGNFCICSIAVGMVIEIIVMYPIQQRRYRDGIDNLLVLLIGGIPIAMPTVLSVTMAIGSHRLSEQGAITKRMTAIEEMAGMDVLCSDKTGTLTLNKLTVDKALIEVFPDNMDAEALMLHAARASRVENQDAIDASIVNMLADPKEARAGITEVHFLPFNPVEKRTAITYYDSNGDWHRSSKGAPEQIIELCGLKGEALKKAHRIIDNFANRGLRALGVAWQTISEKSKESAGEAWEFVGLLPLFDPPRHDSAETIKRALELGVNVKMITGDQLAIGKETGRRLGMGTNMYPSSSLLGQSKDESIASIPVEELIEKADGFAGVFPEHKYEIVKKLQERKHICGMTGDGVNDAPALKKADIGIAVADATDAARSASDIVLTEPGLSVIVSAVLTSRAIFQRMKNYTIYAVSITIRIVMGFMLIALIWKFDFSPFMVLIIAILNDGTIMTIAKDKVKPSPMPDSWKLNEIFATGIVLGTYMALVTVIFFYLASDTDYLSVIFKVKSLRKSPDELTAALYLQVSIISQALIFVTRSRSWSFVERPGLLLVFAFLAAQLVATVIAVYADWEFARIKGIGWGWAGVIWIYSIVTYFPLDILKFLIRLALSGKAWDSMIQNKTAFTTKKDYGRGEREAQWAVAQRSLHGLSTAPEFYDKDNSELSVIAEQARRRAEVARLREIHTLKGHVESMVKLKGLDIETIQQHYTV